One genomic segment of Leptospira kirschneri serovar Cynopteri str. 3522 CT includes these proteins:
- the pcnB gene encoding polynucleotide adenylyltransferase PcnB — protein sequence MKFLSNLFKKKIGSVEDILSHPDGKRYYRDAHLIRKNMIDEDAVKIIHRLNKFGFKAYIVGGGVRDLLLGRKPKDFDVVTNATPNQIKKIFNNCRIIGRRFKIVHILFRGKVIEVSTFRSLPDYRLGKAVEDQDYLIKRDNKFGTPQEDAARRDFTINSLYYDVRNDSIIDYVGGFEDIRNKVLRVIGDPDISFREDPVRMLRAVKFAEILGLNIEKTTAKAIRKHKTELEKASSSRMLEEYNKIFRTWKTSLIFQGMAEHGILEVLFKEAFDKERKKNSNFGEKFLETNIGKRLAIADKLLTEREEMTPHIFYALIFSDLASEALQKENMHLVPAIKNSLELIFKRLETPKKDKDRLIKIFASQQRFLSTEDEKSSQNNFFRMKDYFYDAFMVFKIGAIAENDEKAIQSAFFWEISVRKRPTPVKKFNGARPNKNRNRNFQKNREEDRTNRREEIQNSPESEKQNRKNQKENPQEDFSSEDSGNEF from the coding sequence AATCTGTTCAAGAAAAAAATAGGATCAGTTGAGGATATTCTCTCGCACCCGGACGGTAAACGTTATTATCGGGATGCTCATCTGATCCGTAAAAACATGATAGATGAGGACGCGGTCAAAATCATCCATAGGCTGAATAAATTTGGTTTTAAAGCTTATATCGTAGGAGGAGGGGTTCGAGATCTTCTTCTCGGAAGAAAACCAAAGGACTTCGATGTTGTCACTAACGCAACTCCGAACCAAATCAAAAAGATCTTCAATAATTGTAGAATCATCGGAAGAAGATTCAAAATTGTGCATATACTTTTTCGCGGGAAGGTGATTGAAGTCAGCACTTTTCGTTCTTTGCCTGATTATAGATTAGGAAAGGCTGTGGAAGATCAAGATTATCTTATCAAAAGAGACAATAAATTTGGCACACCTCAGGAAGACGCGGCTCGCAGAGATTTTACAATCAATTCTTTATATTATGATGTAAGAAACGACTCCATCATAGACTATGTAGGCGGCTTTGAGGATATTCGAAATAAAGTATTGAGAGTGATCGGAGATCCTGACATTTCTTTTAGAGAAGATCCTGTGAGGATGTTACGCGCGGTCAAGTTTGCTGAAATTTTAGGACTCAATATTGAAAAGACAACAGCCAAGGCGATTCGTAAACATAAGACAGAATTAGAAAAAGCTTCTAGTTCCAGAATGTTAGAAGAATACAATAAGATCTTTCGCACTTGGAAGACTTCCTTAATTTTTCAAGGAATGGCGGAGCATGGAATTTTAGAGGTTCTTTTTAAAGAAGCATTTGATAAGGAAAGAAAAAAGAATTCCAACTTTGGTGAAAAGTTTTTAGAGACCAATATCGGAAAACGACTCGCGATTGCGGATAAGTTGCTGACCGAAAGAGAGGAGATGACCCCTCATATATTTTATGCTTTGATTTTTTCGGATCTCGCTTCGGAAGCATTACAAAAAGAGAATATGCATTTGGTTCCTGCGATCAAAAACAGTTTAGAACTAATTTTCAAACGACTGGAAACTCCTAAGAAAGATAAAGATCGTTTAATTAAGATTTTTGCAAGTCAACAGAGGTTTTTAAGTACGGAAGACGAAAAATCTTCTCAGAATAATTTCTTTCGGATGAAGGATTATTTTTACGATGCCTTTATGGTGTTTAAGATTGGAGCGATCGCGGAAAACGATGAAAAAGCGATTCAGAGTGCATTTTTCTGGGAAATTTCTGTGAGAAAAAGGCCAACTCCCGTAAAAAAATTCAACGGGGCTCGCCCTAATAAAAATAGGAATCGAAATTTTCAAAAAAATCGCGAAGAAGATCGTACCAACCGAAGAGAAGAAATTCAAAATTCTCCCGAATCGGAAAAACAGAATCGCAAAAATCAGAAAGAAAATCCTCAAGAAGATTTTTCTTCTGAGGATTCAGGAAATGAATTTTAG
- a CDS encoding GH25 family lysozyme — MKRKYLFLFVIISFFLLGIGLYLALDSGKIWFVYPSREKYPIRGIDVSNHQGKIDWILVPKSEISFVYIKASEGGNFKDKSFSYNWKSAKAQGFPVGAYHFFTLCTSGKEQAENFISTAPKEIDSLPPVVDLEFLGNCKENSSMKNVSNEIQDFLNRVDSYYTKKTILYLTYEFIDRYIGPNFQDRPIWIRNLFKHPNTFSNQKWILWQYKSRGSLPGISGPVDMNVLNGELKILTSHQLNSE, encoded by the coding sequence ATGAAACGGAAATATCTTTTCTTATTCGTAATCATTTCATTCTTTCTTTTAGGAATCGGATTGTATCTAGCCTTGGATTCCGGAAAAATTTGGTTCGTTTATCCTTCTCGAGAAAAATATCCAATTCGAGGAATCGATGTCTCTAATCATCAGGGAAAAATCGATTGGATCTTAGTTCCAAAATCGGAAATTTCTTTTGTTTATATCAAAGCAAGTGAAGGAGGAAACTTCAAAGATAAATCCTTTTCTTACAATTGGAAATCCGCTAAAGCACAAGGTTTTCCAGTCGGAGCGTATCATTTTTTCACGTTATGCACATCTGGAAAAGAACAAGCGGAAAATTTTATTTCCACGGCTCCGAAAGAAATCGATTCTCTTCCTCCTGTTGTCGATCTGGAATTTCTAGGGAATTGTAAAGAAAATTCTTCTATGAAAAATGTTTCTAACGAAATTCAAGATTTTTTAAACAGAGTAGATTCGTATTACACTAAAAAAACGATCCTTTATCTGACTTATGAATTTATTGATCGATACATAGGTCCCAACTTTCAAGATCGTCCTATTTGGATTCGGAATCTATTCAAACATCCAAATACGTTTTCAAACCAGAAATGGATCCTTTGGCAATATAAAAGTCGTGGAAGTTTACCTGGAATTTCCGGTCCCGTGGACATGAACGTTCTGAACGGAGAACTTAAAATTCTTACTTCGCACCAATTAAACTCCGAATAA
- the recJ gene encoding single-stranded-DNA-specific exonuclease RecJ, whose protein sequence is MTQPSSFSHGPGLKELHPVGLRPHFSPLQHRFYETHLREKSHPEHLLYHGLRELPSPFLLPDLEPALELLKEFIQKEKKILLFGDRDCDGVSSTSLLGSFLKKIHRGKLILKTSNEEDYGLCPAALDFVKRIKPDLLITLDFGTTNHIQIDELASIGIKVIVLDHHEIPERIPNCYLISPKRSDSIYPNEKICTSVLALKFIQAYLYSSLEEYNRATWIGDGNSLFSGFLIYRGKLLFQGDRQEAESKFSLTIQDESYSFQSSYPEREWFYQEFLKYPAILEQYLQNFDLASIGTVSDMMPLYGENRIIVREGCKILFKLHKKDTSHREGLFQLLQLMEFANDRVTSKDLGWGLGPMINSAGRMNRTDVALNLLLEENPELAKSGAKELQKLNEERKERTKRNIFKVDSFLKRKKERTERSVLFCYEPDFEPGVSGIVATRLVEEYKRPVLFITPDHGHAKGSIRAYGKENVLNLLKKAESVFLQFGGHKEAGGFSLEINKIPELAKLIFDNADSWLAEEQRTSALERTESLISLEPGELNSKIFQELSIFEPFGHENPIPLYSIKNAKIYHTKPMTDGKHVRFRILGAPESIQCLIWNRGKDFLELISKSVSLDLWGSLEESTFRSKTSLQFVVNYFQESEN, encoded by the coding sequence ATGACTCAACCCTCCTCTTTTTCACACGGTCCGGGCTTAAAGGAGTTACATCCTGTGGGCTTACGTCCACATTTCAGTCCACTTCAACATAGATTCTACGAAACACATCTACGGGAAAAGTCCCATCCAGAACATCTTCTCTATCACGGTCTTAGAGAACTTCCCTCCCCCTTTTTACTCCCAGATTTAGAACCCGCTTTAGAACTTCTCAAAGAATTCATTCAAAAAGAAAAAAAGATCCTTCTATTCGGAGATAGAGACTGTGACGGTGTATCTTCCACAAGTTTACTCGGCAGTTTTTTAAAAAAGATTCATCGAGGGAAACTGATCCTTAAAACCTCAAACGAAGAAGACTACGGCCTTTGTCCCGCAGCACTCGACTTCGTTAAAAGAATAAAACCAGATCTTTTGATCACTCTTGATTTTGGTACTACAAATCACATTCAGATCGACGAACTTGCATCCATAGGAATCAAGGTTATAGTTCTAGATCATCACGAGATCCCGGAAAGAATCCCAAATTGTTATCTAATTTCCCCAAAACGTTCAGATTCTATCTATCCTAATGAAAAAATCTGTACTTCCGTTTTGGCTTTAAAATTCATTCAGGCCTATCTCTATTCCTCTTTAGAAGAATACAATCGTGCAACCTGGATCGGAGACGGTAATTCCTTATTTTCAGGTTTTCTAATATACCGTGGTAAACTTCTTTTTCAAGGTGATAGACAAGAAGCGGAATCTAAATTTTCTCTTACCATCCAAGACGAAAGTTACTCTTTCCAATCTTCTTATCCCGAAAGAGAATGGTTTTATCAGGAATTTCTAAAATACCCCGCAATCTTAGAACAATACCTTCAGAACTTCGACTTGGCTTCCATTGGAACCGTTTCCGATATGATGCCTTTATACGGTGAAAACAGAATCATTGTTAGAGAAGGTTGTAAAATTCTTTTTAAACTTCATAAAAAAGACACGTCACACAGAGAAGGTCTTTTCCAACTTTTACAACTCATGGAATTTGCGAACGATCGTGTTACCTCAAAAGATCTAGGTTGGGGACTAGGTCCCATGATCAATTCCGCCGGAAGAATGAATCGTACAGACGTAGCACTGAATCTTTTGTTAGAAGAAAATCCAGAACTTGCAAAGTCGGGCGCCAAAGAACTTCAAAAACTCAACGAAGAAAGAAAAGAAAGAACGAAAAGAAATATTTTCAAAGTGGATAGTTTTTTAAAAAGAAAAAAAGAGAGAACCGAAAGATCGGTTCTTTTCTGTTATGAACCGGACTTTGAACCAGGAGTTTCTGGTATCGTCGCCACAAGACTTGTAGAAGAATACAAAAGACCGGTTCTATTTATCACTCCGGATCATGGTCACGCTAAGGGAAGCATTCGCGCTTATGGCAAAGAAAACGTATTAAATCTTCTTAAAAAAGCCGAGTCCGTCTTTTTACAATTTGGAGGGCACAAAGAAGCGGGTGGTTTTTCATTAGAAATAAATAAAATACCAGAACTTGCCAAGTTAATCTTTGACAACGCAGACAGCTGGCTTGCAGAAGAACAAAGGACTTCGGCTTTAGAACGAACAGAAAGTCTGATTTCTTTAGAACCGGGAGAATTGAATTCTAAAATTTTTCAGGAACTTTCTATCTTTGAACCATTCGGCCATGAAAACCCGATTCCATTGTATTCGATCAAAAATGCTAAGATCTATCATACAAAACCGATGACGGATGGAAAACACGTTCGTTTTAGAATCTTAGGTGCACCGGAATCGATCCAATGTTTGATCTGGAATCGTGGAAAAGATTTTTTAGAATTGATTAGTAAGTCGGTAAGTCTGGATCTATGGGGTTCTTTGGAAGAGTCTACCTTTCGTTCCAAAACTTCCCTTCAATTCGTAGTAAACTACTTTCAAGAATCGGAAAATTAA
- a CDS encoding bactofilin family protein codes for MNDEQIDTVIGDDIHFRGKLKFNNSLKIKGNFKGTIETTGKLVVGDTGEVEADIQTGTLEVEGNLKGNVSANQKVAIRKTGKVIGDIRTPDLEIESGAKFSGNSAM; via the coding sequence ATGAACGACGAACAAATCGATACAGTCATCGGAGACGATATTCATTTCAGAGGAAAATTGAAATTCAACAATTCCCTGAAAATTAAAGGTAATTTTAAAGGTACAATCGAAACTACTGGAAAGCTTGTAGTAGGAGATACTGGAGAAGTGGAAGCTGATATCCAGACAGGAACTTTGGAAGTAGAAGGAAATCTAAAAGGAAACGTTTCCGCAAATCAAAAAGTAGCCATTCGAAAAACAGGAAAAGTAATCGGCGATATACGCACACCCGATTTAGAAATCGAATCCGGAGCGAAATTTAGCGGAAACAGCGCTATGTAA